The region CAACCAATCCATCTAAAAGACATCTGAGATACATATTTTGGTTCACTGATCATTACAATCAAAGTTAGCTTCCTGAGTCACATGAAATAGATTTCCATTTACATCAGAAACTTCTAAAACAATTTTGATGATACAATTTCAGTCACCAATTGTCCATCAAAAGCTACCATATTGATTCTGCGAAGAAGATTGCATCTGCATCTGCATCTGCATCATATGCATGTCTGTGCTTGTCTGACAAGAGTTTTCTTCACTCATCATGCTCCTGCCAAAATGATTATAATGACTAATGAGTGATGCAACACGACTCAACCCCGACTCGATTTATGTTAACTACATTTGTAAAATGACATAGACATGACTAATCCCAAATTGTCAATCCTTTGAGTGCCACAACTGTAAGAAAGTTAATTACTGGACTTTGTTATCTATAAAAAAGCAGCTAGTAGCGCAATTTTAATGAACTAATTAAGTTATGGTTTTTTTTTAAGTTAAAAAGATAAATCTCACTCTCGAGGACGCGAAGCCCAGAGGGAACTCAAAGCTCGTAATCGTGCATAGTATTCTCCAATGATCAGAAAACATCTTGCGGCTTGACGAACAGTGAGTATCCGCCGCAGTTGGTGAAGCGTTTGCTGCCTTAAATTGTCAGCCTGTAATATCAACATCAATGACCAACTAATCATAATCAACAAATGTTTAATATAGTAAATTTAATTTCAAAACAAGAGGAGACAAAATTATAGTATAAACAAGTATCATAATTAACAAGAGCAGGGACACTGTCAATGCGCATGCTAACATTATATATTAAATGAGTGTTGAAACCATTGAAGTTGTCGTATCTACAAAATTTGGACTAATATAATCATTCAATCAATATCATTTGATTAAAGTACATGAATAATGAGTTAAATACTGTGTCTGATAGCTCAAGCAGAGTGGTTTGTGTTTCATTATCAGCACACCGTCGAGAATGAATACACAGGAGAATCCAAAACAGACATTATGTATATTTAAACTTGGTGTTCACGATTAGGCAATGTATAATTTAACTAAACTATTATGGAGAGCAATATTCTATGGTTGAACTGAAATATATTCGAAATTATCCGAAGAGTAAACTACTCGGTATAATATATAGTTGAGAGGTACATCATACTAGAACTTCCAAATGTAGTATCGGATAAAGTTGACATGTGTAAGTACTTCTGCTGAGCATATTTTATTAAAAAAGAACTTATCATAGATGATGCTGTTTCCTCGATATATACATATCATTAGAGGGAAGAACCGAAGAAGTTATTCAAAATTTTAAAGGAAGTGATGCAAGAGACGTATATATTTGATAATCTCGAACTTTTATGTACTTAGTAGTTAGTATAATTTCAATAAACATGAAGACGGCATCAAGTAATCAAGAAGTCAAGAACTAGTGCAAAGAAGGGATGTCGATAAAATTTTGGCCTTGTCCTAGCCTTCTGATTTGTGACATTTGCTTTCTGAATTGATAAGAAAATCTATATTCTGCATATTGACATGGGGGAAAGAGAAATTATCATCCTAATTCTTTAAGTTACTGCTAGGAAAAGAAGCACCATTTTGATTTCATACAACTTCTATAGAATCTATATGTCCTCTTACTTTTCTGCACCTTTATATAATGGCTTACCTGTGTGGTATGTCTCATTTTCCTTTCAAAGAAGATCAAGTAATAAAAATTATCTTGTCCTTTCATATAAAATGTAATAGCACTTCCTGTAGTTCTTTTTTTCTCTCGCTCTTTATTCCCACGACAAAGTATATGAACATATGCTAAAAGTTAGGATAGAACAATTAGACATAAAAAAGGACAAGAAAGTTATCTGACACTTTTCTTTTTGATCAAAGTCTATATATTATTTGGGCAATTACAAAAGTTGGCAGTAAATGATAGGATAACGTAGCAGTACAGAAGTGATAGAAAGCTCTCTTAGCATAGCAGAGTTTACGGGTGCAATGACACAATAAAAAGCTTCCTTTATGTAAAGAGTATGCGGTTCATCTACATACTAAAGGTGCAAAGCATAAAAATCCAAGAAGTTGCTGTATTATTGATTTGAAGGAAAATATTTATCATGACACCTCCTTAGCTTTTGAAAAGGATTGGACAATGTTTGCAACTTACACTATGCAAATAGGATTTATATCTAAAAAGCAAAATGgatatttatgcaatgataaatATACCTGACGGACGAAACCTTCAAGGTTTGTAAGCTTGCCAAGTGCTACCGCCATATGATGCATTCCATCATTAATTGTTCCACTTGCTACTGTATCAATAAGGGACTGTTGAAGCTGGTCTAGACCTTGGGACAGAGCTTCCTCTGCCTGCTGAGAGGAATGTTGGAGACTGTATATTCCCACAAGTTGCTGCTCAGTTAATGGATCCATTTGCGCTATCAACGTCTAATCAATATCAATTTGAAATTACATAAATAAGAATGAATAATTTTCATGTTCAGAAAATATAGCATAGACCAGAACTACAAGGTTTTATAATTGTCATACATGACGACAGATTTTCCTGGACTGATATTGTAGTATCTTGATGCTGAAGATTAATTATAAACCAGACAATGTCACAGGCCACTTTACACGGAAACTACTATGTCAAAGCCTAACCTTGATGAGCTCAGAGGGACGGAAACCTCCCATCCACAAGAAGCAACGTTCAGCTGGAGTAGTCCACAATCCAGTAATGAGGTGGAAGACATCTGATTTTGCTGCCACCCCTTTTAGACGGAAAATCTCATCATAATGTGCAATATGTCCATCTACTATTACTCGGAGATCGCCATCTGATAAATGTGCCTGCAATCCAGTTCGTAGTTCTGCCATATGTCTGTGATCATCATCCAACCATCGTGCATATTCCATATCAAATAAAGCAGCACCTTCAAAAGATAATCAAATAGTGTTTAAATTCAGTAGTACTTATGAATGCCTTCTCTTCATTTTATGCATCAAATAACTTTTCTTGATTCAAGTAAATGTCCAGATTCGAGAACTTTATTTATCTGCTTTATGTGCAAAGGAACACTATGAGTCTCTAAATGACGTATATCACATACATATTATTTATTCGATATGTATGCTCTAACTATGTGTTATGTAACTTAAACAATTAGTACAATTATAAGCAGTTCTTATAAATTTCTATTGTTAAACTTTAACTGATTTACTAAAATATCAATGATAGTACTCGTCGGTGTGTGTGAAATAAAAGGGGGGGAACAAGTGGCAAATAGCTTGAATTGGATAGGTAGACTTTGCAAATAAATTTAAAGTATGTTTTTTCAAAAAACATTTGTAGAAGAAAGGGCCTCCACAATTTTTTAGTGAAATAAAGAAAAAGTTGTGAATATGGCAACCTTACCTTTCCAATAACATAGTTGCTCTTTAAGAAACATAAAAAGTGACATTTGTGGTAATCCCACTATCCAGGTAGTGTAATAAACTCACCTGGGCTCATGCTTCCTCCAGCATTGCCACCACTACCACCTCCCATAAACAAGCCCTATTGACCAAAACTATAAAACCATtattatatatttcaaaaattaatacTGAAATAATTCTTGAtatataattgtatttaatttATAATGATGACATTCTAAACCTGAGATCGAGCTCTTTGAAGGTCTTGCTCCAGCTGCGATAATCTTATCCTACTGGATTCCAGCTGTTGCACATAAGCCTGCACAAATAGATCACATTTCTGACCTCAAGGTTGAAATTTTATGGAGCAtaaaaaaataagaaaacaaCAAGACGTTAATTTTTTCCGATATTATTACCTTTTTCCGAAGTCTGCTTTTTCTTGCTGCTTCTCTGTTTTGAGCTAATCGTCTCAACGTCTGAAAACACATACATTAGCAGATTAAGCTTTTAGCGGTAAATCTTTAGTAAAAAGTTCAACTTATGTTATAAAGGAAAGAGGGTGAAAGTTTCAGTTCTGATCAACCTTTGGATCAAGCACTCTGTCAGAGATTGCACCTGGTCCTCTTCTCTGAAAAAGCCAAGAAGCAAGAAAATGGTAAGAGCAAATTTTAAGTCTATTTTAGCAGACAGTTTGTGTAGTTGATAAGCAGTGCTCACACACTGTACATGCATATCTGGTTTCTTAATGTTGATATGAGAACCAAATCTGAAATTTGATGTGCTCTATATTGGCTAGTCATTTAGTATCAATTACATGCAACTCAGTTATTTTTTCTCTTATTAAAATAACTTAAAGCTTAAAGCTTATGATAGATTATTAATAAGAAGGATCCATTTACATACTGTGTGTACAGTCTAGGAATTTGTAAAGGAAGTCATGATTATGTAAATAGAGTTGTGTTCAATTCTCTCTCCTATAGGCTATAGCCCATTACTTGTCAGAAAAATCATATCAGAAGAAAAAGATCTTCCTCTGTTGATTTTTAGAAGGTTTTTGTTGTGATTATAGTACCTTTCATCTGAAAAGACACATAAAAAATACAGAGAGCAAGAACAAAAGATGCCACCTTTTTTCTACGTTCTTGAGAAAAGAGAAGAGTTACGAGAAAATTTTTAAAACCTTTTCAAGAATAGTATTTGAAGATGGTTGAGTTTGTGATGGTCCTGAAGATGATCTTGGACTGTCACTTGCCATCTCTGCAAGCTGTAGCTGCTGGTGATGGTGGTGGTGATTTTCTTGTGGGAACTGAAGATGGTTGTTATGGTCAAAAGCCTGTAGATGATCAGAAGATAGTTTTGTACTAACTGGAGATTCTGGTTCCAAATGGCCCCCAGCTTTACTTGAAAGTGTGTTCACTGCTGATCCTGAATCAGTACTCTCTCCTCCTGACCTTGAACTCCCCTATATATAAAACAAACAGACAACCCATGAATAAAATGATTCCAAAAGGGTACCTGCACAAAATCCACAAAAGTACCCTTTTCTACAAAAGAAAAATGAATATAAATTCAAAGCTGGTAACACAAAAAAAGAGAATACAGAAGAAATCATTATGAGAAGTAGTACTTATATTGTGGTCCTTGTTACAGTTTTGAGTTCAAAGTTCTTTACATGAAGAGAGAAAAAGCCCACATACaagttaaaataaaaaataaaaataaaggtCAAAGATAAGAGTAATGGAGATTTAAACTACCCCTGGAGTTTGTTGAAGTTTCATAGGCCAAGAAGGAAACATTTCCAATGTTGCTGCAGGTTTAGCTGTATAAAAAGCTGCAGAAAATCACAAAAGCCCACAAAATCTCTAAGAATCAGCAAAACTTAAAGAGAATTTCAAGAAAACTCAAGTAAATATTATAGGGAACTCCTAAAGGCAAGTAACCTTATCTCTCCAACCCCCCCTTTTCACTTTTTCTTCTTCTGCAGTTATGGAGTTAGTAAAACATGCAAAGTAGACAAGTTTCCTTATTTGAAACCTTACACCATTCAACTCCTTTGCTTAAAAATGATTACTATGTTAAAATGGCAAAGCCCCATCTTGGCCTTTATTATAGACAGACATATTCAAACTTGTATCTCTATAGTTTTAGTAGTCAGTTATACTTGGCCAACGtcagaaaaataaaagaaaaaggaggGAAACAGAAGTAAAGAAAGAACCATACATAATTTAGAATCATCATGATTAAGCTTTAAGTTTTGCAGCACAATagcctcttcaagttctccaaaATCAAAAGCAGATCCTTCTTGATGATTCCTAAAAAATAAATCACATTCAAAACCCTTGTCAGAAATTTATAAAAACACACATTTcacaaaatacataaaagaataTATTTTTTTCAAAGAAATTACAAGAAGATAAACAAGAATATGTAGAACAATACATGAAGTTTGTATTAAGAGGAGGAAGGCCATGAGGAACTGCATATGGGATGTGGTGGTGCTGGTGATAATGATGAATGTTTGAAGGCCCTGAGTTTGACAAACCAGTATCTCCAACTCTATGACTATGACTCCCCATGCAAACAACTCTTTGTCAATACATTCTATCACAAGAAAAAGACAAGAACCTCAAAACCCACAAATATATAGATTGGAAAATGAATTATGTGGAAGTTCTTGGGAGAAACAAGGGGAAAAATACTTACCTGTTGGAGTTTTTGTAGAGGCAAACTTGAGCTTTCTAGCAAAATCTTGAAATCCAACTTGTGGGAAGGAcacaagaaacaagaaaaatCAGAGCTTTACTTATCAAAGCATAGGTACATATGTTTGTGTGTGTATCTAAGAAGCCACCAGAAAGATGGTATAGTCTTTTTCTCAAGCACCAATCTATGCAACTTTTGATCTCTCTCAAGGGTCTCTATCTTGTACCTCTCTCCTTCTCTATGAAGAAACTAtattatttttgcattttttttGTTGGGATTGCTTTAGTTATCCCCTTGTGTACTAAAAGCAATTATGAGATTTTTAAACTCATCTTATGGTCAGAAGATCTTGTCCTGGCAACAAAAGTTCCCTCAGTCCTTGTGGCCTTTGTGGGGTTTGCAGACAAAACTTGTATGTATATAATAATGTAAAACAAATATATAATATTTGCATGTAAGGTGAACTTGTACAATTAAATATTTTAGGCTGGCCTTTTGCAGGAACCCACTAGAATTACTGACTCCTACTCCACTCCCTCCCCTCCCTATCTTTAAAATAAAACTAGTCCTATTGGCCCTTTTCCACAGCTCAAGTGAAGTTTACAAGATGTTCCACAATTTGTGATGTGTACACTATGTGCATACATGATAGTAGTATATGATCTTTAAAGTTTAACCATTCAGTAAAAAGTGAAGTGAGACAACATTTTATTTCCTCCCAATGACCCTGCAAAAAACTTTTGGAGGTAAAATAAACTCCCAAGAGCCCTTTTAGTACTACATATTTACAGGGACCAACTCAACTAGCATTATGGtgtttttaatatatttttttaaccAACAAATTTAAACCACAATATTCACACAGAATAATTTATCCGCGATtttaaattactgataatttgTACCCTAGAACAAATATAGGTAAGTTTTCTTATAATTGGAGTTTCTCTAAGGTGCCGCACTTCTTTCCCCTATTAAATTAAGATATATTAATTAGGTATATAGGCTAAAAAATTATAGTTTTTCCTCAAGATAATTAATTGCTAGAAGCCTAGAATAATCATGGAAATTTTATACTTTTAAATAGAGCATGTGTTAGATAGAAACAGAAATGAAGGAGCTTGTGTTTTCCTTTCATATACCTTCTAACTAATAAAACATTTAATAAACTCCGATAACCAAAACAGACTTGCACATAGTCTTGTATTTAATCCAAGGATTAGAGGTGGATTAGTTTGGT is a window of Apium graveolens cultivar Ventura chromosome 11, ASM990537v1, whole genome shotgun sequence DNA encoding:
- the LOC141698524 gene encoding transcription factor TGA9-like, which translates into the protein MGSHSHRVGDTGLSNSGPSNIHHYHQHHHIPYAVPHGLPPLNTNFMNHQEGSAFDFGELEEAIVLQNLKLNHDDSKLSFYTAKPAATLEMFPSWPMKLQQTPGGSSRSGGESTDSGSAVNTLSSKAGGHLEPESPVSTKLSSDHLQAFDHNNHLQFPQENHHHHHQQLQLAEMASDSPRSSSGPSQTQPSSNTILEKRRGPGAISDRVLDPKTLRRLAQNREAARKSRLRKKAYVQQLESSRIRLSQLEQDLQRARSQGLFMGGGSGGNAGGSMSPGAALFDMEYARWLDDDHRHMAELRTGLQAHLSDGDLRVIVDGHIAHYDEIFRLKGVAAKSDVFHLITGLWTTPAERCFLWMGGFRPSELIKTLIAQMDPLTEQQLVGIYSLQHSSQQAEEALSQGLDQLQQSLIDTVASGTINDGMHHMAVALGKLTNLEGFVRQADNLRQQTLHQLRRILTVRQAARCFLIIGEYYARLRALSSLWASRPRESMMSEENSCQTSTDMHMMQMQMQMQSSSQNQYGSF